In Halorussus limi, a genomic segment contains:
- a CDS encoding GNAT family N-acetyltransferase produces MVSIEVGTTADVDAVADRWVELAEGQREFDSRLLSAENRQAVRESVAQRAVADELLVARADEADPKVDAEDAGEDAGNAEDGDGTDDGRIVGFVTFGIESSSYEQDAVRGIVQNIYVVPDRRGEGIGSALLAEAEAGLADAGADAVSLEVMADNADARRFYRRHGYAPHRVELEKSVESDTLTKE; encoded by the coding sequence ATGGTCAGCATCGAGGTCGGCACGACGGCGGACGTCGACGCGGTGGCCGACCGATGGGTCGAACTCGCCGAGGGCCAGCGCGAGTTCGACTCCCGACTGCTCTCCGCGGAGAACCGCCAAGCGGTCCGGGAATCGGTGGCTCAACGCGCGGTCGCCGACGAACTCCTCGTCGCTCGCGCGGACGAGGCCGACCCGAAGGTGGACGCCGAAGACGCGGGCGAGGACGCCGGGAATGCGGAGGACGGTGACGGGACCGACGACGGCCGAATCGTCGGCTTCGTGACCTTCGGCATCGAGTCGAGTAGCTACGAGCAGGACGCGGTCCGCGGCATCGTCCAGAACATCTACGTCGTGCCGGACCGTCGCGGCGAGGGCATCGGGTCGGCCCTGCTCGCCGAGGCGGAGGCGGGTCTGGCCGACGCCGGCGCGGACGCCGTCTCGCTCGAAGTGATGGCTGACAACGCCGACGCCCGGCGGTTCTACCGCCGCCACGGCTACGCTCCCCACCGCGTCGAACTCGAAAAATCGGTCGAAAGCGATACGCTCACAAAGGAGTAG
- a CDS encoding phosphoglycerate kinase: protein MAIETLDDLAVQGTTLGVRIDINSPLTDEGALADDARLRAHVETLSELLERDGRVAVLAHQGRPGGDEFRDLRPHADRLDELLDAPVGYADGTFSGEARRAVESLDDGEAVVLENTRFYSEEYMEFPADRAGETELVDKLAPVLDAYVNDAFAAAHRSQPSIVGFPTRIPSYAGRVMEAELDVLGDIESTPEPRTYVVGGAKVPDSMAVAESVLERGLADTVLTTGVVANVFLLADGTDLGDASADFVYEQGYWDEIDRAADLLAEYGDRIRLPVDLAVERDGDRHEIAVDDLPPREGEAAMDVGSATVSAYGEVVRDSGAVILNGPAGVFENETFARGTRDLFETATDAEYSVVGGGDTAAAIRRFDIDGFDHVSTGGGAALNMLTGEDLPAVEALRN, encoded by the coding sequence ATGGCGATAGAGACCCTGGACGACCTCGCCGTCCAAGGGACAACGCTGGGAGTGCGTATCGACATCAACAGCCCCCTGACCGACGAGGGCGCGCTCGCCGACGACGCCCGCCTCCGCGCTCACGTCGAGACCCTCTCGGAACTGCTCGAACGCGACGGTCGGGTGGCCGTCCTCGCCCATCAGGGCCGTCCGGGCGGTGACGAGTTCAGGGACCTCCGCCCGCACGCCGACCGACTCGACGAACTGCTCGACGCGCCGGTGGGGTACGCCGACGGCACCTTCTCGGGGGAGGCCCGCCGCGCGGTCGAGAGTCTGGACGACGGCGAAGCGGTCGTGCTGGAGAACACCCGATTCTACAGCGAGGAGTACATGGAGTTTCCCGCCGACCGCGCCGGAGAGACCGAACTCGTGGACAAACTCGCGCCCGTCTTGGACGCCTACGTCAACGACGCCTTCGCCGCGGCCCACCGCTCGCAACCCTCCATCGTCGGCTTCCCGACCCGGATTCCGAGCTACGCAGGTCGGGTGATGGAGGCGGAACTCGACGTGCTGGGAGACATCGAGTCCACGCCCGAACCACGGACCTACGTCGTCGGCGGCGCGAAGGTCCCCGACTCGATGGCGGTCGCCGAGAGCGTCCTCGAACGCGGCCTCGCGGACACCGTGCTGACGACCGGCGTCGTCGCCAACGTGTTCCTGCTCGCCGACGGGACCGACCTCGGCGACGCCAGCGCCGACTTCGTCTACGAGCAGGGTTACTGGGACGAAATCGACCGCGCGGCCGACCTGCTCGCGGAGTACGGCGACCGAATCCGCCTCCCGGTGGACCTCGCCGTCGAACGCGACGGCGACCGTCACGAAATCGCCGTGGACGACCTGCCGCCGCGGGAGGGCGAGGCCGCGATGGACGTGGGGTCCGCGACCGTCTCGGCGTACGGCGAGGTCGTTCGCGACTCGGGCGCGGTCATCCTCAACGGCCCGGCGGGAGTCTTCGAGAACGAGACGTTCGCTCGGGGTACGCGCGACCTGTTCGAGACCGCCACGGACGCCGAGTACAGCGTCGTCGGCGGCGGCGACACCGCCGCGGCCATCCGACGGTTCGACATCGACGGCTTCGACCACGTCAGCACCGGCGGCGGCGCGGCGCTCAACATGCTGACCGGCGAGGACCTCCCGGCGGTCGAGGCGCTCAGAAACTGA
- a CDS encoding ABC transporter substrate-binding protein yields the protein MSEKYRTTRRVYLKGATAAGVAGLTGLSTSAGARQGGPIQMGSILPITGNLSAYGSGMQKAVNIAVQDVNDAGGPLGRQINMTNTDSQTQPSRAIQQYNTLVNEQNIIGFVGAASSGVSVPLAQNVAADQVMQMSNASTSPALSEIGYAEGSNVKYFGRTAPNDAQQGIVMGRILSDDKYIGADKAAFLFVDNPYGQGLAERAREQFQGETVGMVGYSQRASDYTSTLDQLFSNNPDAIGFIGYPGNGRTILNQWNNGGYGGEWVLSEGLNSSEFLSSLSNITSGMYLASPDPEQTPGRTTFEQKMGDQAGTLFAPHAYDCLFLEALAIQAAGEASGTAIAENIRSVSRPEEGASQQTATTTGGGGGGGGGQQANVVTVGEFQKAKDLLSNGEDINYQGASSPVNLNESLEPLNQFAILQVQGDGSTKVLETIPRSFFKGKLGVGGGTTTTTTQG from the coding sequence ATGTCAGAGAAATATCGAACGACGCGACGGGTGTATCTAAAGGGCGCGACGGCCGCGGGGGTGGCCGGGCTGACCGGACTGTCAACCTCGGCGGGTGCCCGGCAGGGCGGTCCCATCCAGATGGGGTCGATTCTCCCCATCACGGGGAACCTGAGCGCCTACGGAAGCGGGATGCAGAAGGCGGTCAACATCGCCGTGCAGGACGTGAACGACGCCGGCGGGCCGCTGGGTCGGCAGATAAACATGACGAACACCGACAGCCAGACCCAGCCCTCGCGGGCCATCCAGCAGTACAACACGCTGGTCAACGAGCAGAACATCATCGGGTTCGTCGGGGCGGCGTCCAGCGGAGTCTCGGTTCCGCTGGCTCAGAACGTCGCGGCCGACCAAGTGATGCAGATGAGCAACGCCAGCACGTCACCCGCGCTGTCGGAAATCGGCTACGCCGAGGGCAGCAACGTCAAGTACTTCGGCCGGACCGCCCCGAACGACGCCCAGCAGGGCATCGTGATGGGCCGCATCCTCAGCGACGACAAGTACATCGGCGCGGACAAGGCGGCGTTCCTCTTCGTGGACAACCCCTACGGGCAGGGTCTGGCGGAGCGCGCCCGCGAGCAGTTCCAAGGCGAGACGGTCGGGATGGTCGGTTACAGCCAGCGGGCCAGCGACTACACCTCGACGCTCGACCAGTTGTTCAGCAACAACCCCGACGCCATCGGGTTCATCGGCTACCCCGGCAACGGTCGAACCATCCTAAACCAGTGGAACAACGGCGGCTACGGCGGCGAGTGGGTCCTCAGCGAGGGACTGAACTCCTCGGAGTTCCTGAGTAGCCTCAGCAACATCACGTCGGGGATGTATCTGGCGTCGCCCGACCCCGAGCAGACGCCGGGCCGGACCACGTTCGAGCAGAAGATGGGCGACCAAGCCGGGACGCTGTTCGCGCCCCACGCCTACGACTGCCTGTTCTTGGAGGCACTCGCCATCCAAGCCGCCGGAGAGGCGTCGGGGACCGCCATCGCCGAGAACATCCGGTCGGTCTCGCGGCCCGAAGAAGGTGCAAGCCAGCAGACCGCCACGACCACCGGCGGGGGTGGCGGCGGTGGCGGTGGCCAGCAGGCCAACGTCGTGACTGTCGGCGAGTTCCAGAAGGCCAAGGACTTGCTCTCGAACGGCGAGGACATCAACTATCAGGGCGCGTCGAGTCCCGTCAACCTCAACGAGTCGCTCGAACCGCTCAACCAGTTCGCCATCCTGCAGGTGCAGGGCGACGGGTCGACTAAGGTGCTGGAGACGATTCCCCGGAGCTTTTTCAAAGGGAAACTGGGCGTCGGTGGCGGTACGACTACCACGACGACGCAGGGATAA
- a CDS encoding DUF7344 domain-containing protein, whose protein sequence is MEFETAFDLLSNEYRRAVVALLDEEGSVPRDKLTARLLARGVGVSAEDDRTNRRQLRIALHHNHLPRLADAGVVTDDGEAITPTEELADLAAWLDESSHVAPTATTDLDDQLLAFYA, encoded by the coding sequence ATGGAATTCGAAACCGCGTTCGACCTGCTGAGTAACGAGTACCGACGCGCCGTCGTCGCGCTCTTGGACGAGGAGGGGTCGGTCCCCCGCGATAAACTGACGGCCCGACTGCTCGCTCGCGGCGTCGGCGTCTCCGCCGAGGACGACCGGACGAACCGGCGTCAGTTGCGCATCGCGCTCCACCACAACCACTTGCCGCGCTTGGCCGACGCGGGCGTCGTGACCGACGACGGCGAGGCGATTACCCCGACCGAGGAGTTGGCGGACCTCGCGGCGTGGCTCGACGAGTCGTCCCACGTCGCGCCGACAGCGACCACCGACCTCGACGACCAGTTGCTGGCGTTCTACGCCTAA
- a CDS encoding ABC transporter substrate-binding protein, with protein sequence MTGMEKSRRAYLKTTGAVAGAGLTGLSGCIGSISGGGSGGGGGEPIQMGSILPITGSLSPYGQGMQDAVNLAKKHINDAGGPLGRTVKVTNKDSETKPSKASQKYKSLVNEQGIVGFVGAASSGVSVPLAKNVASDGVMQVSHASTTPALSGIGYNDDESVKYFGRTAPNDGQQGLVMGRIMNEDQYIGADKAAFLYVNNSYGKGLADKAKAAFDGETVGMVPYDKKSTDYTSTLDKLFENDPDAIGFVGYPGNGKTILKQWDNGGYGGEWVLSEGLNDKGFFQSLKSITDGMYLASPSPESAKKSASAFEEGMGDQAGTLFAPHAYDGLFLQALAIHKAGEATGKAIAENIRSVSREGTKVYAGQFQKAKDLLDDGEDINYQGASSPVDMNKSLEPLNRFAIMQVKQGKREQLTSIKRSWFEGKL encoded by the coding sequence ATGACAGGCATGGAGAAGTCGCGGCGCGCGTATCTGAAGACGACTGGTGCGGTCGCCGGGGCCGGACTCACGGGTCTCTCGGGATGCATCGGAAGCATCTCCGGCGGCGGCAGCGGCGGTGGGGGCGGCGAACCCATCCAGATGGGCTCGATACTGCCGATTACGGGGTCGCTGAGTCCCTACGGGCAAGGGATGCAGGACGCGGTGAATCTCGCGAAGAAGCACATCAACGACGCGGGCGGACCGCTCGGTCGGACGGTGAAGGTCACGAACAAGGACAGCGAGACGAAACCGAGCAAAGCCTCTCAGAAGTACAAATCGCTGGTCAACGAGCAGGGCATCGTCGGGTTCGTCGGGGCGGCGTCCAGCGGGGTCTCGGTTCCTCTCGCCAAGAACGTCGCCTCCGACGGCGTGATGCAGGTCAGTCACGCGAGTACGACCCCGGCGCTCTCCGGAATCGGGTACAACGACGACGAGAGCGTGAAGTACTTCGGCCGGACCGCCCCGAACGACGGCCAGCAGGGTCTCGTGATGGGCCGCATCATGAACGAGGACCAGTACATCGGCGCGGACAAGGCGGCGTTCCTCTACGTCAACAACTCCTACGGCAAGGGTCTGGCCGACAAGGCGAAGGCCGCGTTCGACGGCGAAACCGTCGGGATGGTCCCCTACGACAAGAAGTCGACCGACTACACCTCGACGCTCGACAAACTGTTCGAGAACGACCCCGACGCCATCGGGTTCGTGGGCTACCCCGGCAACGGGAAGACCATCCTCAAGCAGTGGGACAACGGCGGTTACGGCGGCGAGTGGGTCCTGAGCGAGGGCCTGAACGACAAGGGGTTCTTCCAGAGCCTGAAATCCATCACCGACGGGATGTACCTCGCCTCGCCGAGTCCCGAGTCCGCGAAGAAGAGCGCGTCCGCGTTCGAGGAAGGGATGGGCGACCAAGCCGGGACGCTGTTCGCACCCCACGCCTACGACGGTCTGTTCCTGCAAGCGCTCGCCATCCACAAGGCAGGCGAAGCGACCGGGAAAGCCATCGCCGAGAACATCCGGTCGGTCTCGCGCGAGGGAACGAAGGTGTACGCCGGACAGTTCCAGAAGGCCAAGGACCTGCTGGACGACGGCGAAGACATCAACTATCAGGGCGCGTCGAGTCCCGTGGACATGAACAAGTCGCTCGAACCGCTCAACCGATTCGCCATCATGCAGGTCAAGCAAGGTAAGCGCGAGCAACTGACCTCCATCAAACGGTCGTGGTTCGAGGGGAAACTGTAA
- a CDS encoding ATP-binding cassette domain-containing protein: MSETVESERETHGTGESILEVEGLRKTFGGITAVDGATFEVEEGTVTGLIGPNGAGKTTTFNLISGFYEPDGGEVRYRGTDLQDIMRPSDTEQGIWMGASGMTFGGVGLATAAAAGVSTLGLGAAAVVGAGLGAGVYQAEEKVKNDYLDVKHQRPFRVSQAGLSRTFQLTRELQGLTVLENLMLAPQDQRGERLTNAWFRRGAVAEEENDVRERAVEMLEFLEIDHLTNEYAGNLSGGQRKLLELGRVLMTDPDLILLDEPVAGVNPALTEKLLERIESLREQGYTFCIVEHDMEVIMNLSDTIIVMDQGKKLMQGTPEEVQNDQRVVDAYLGG, encoded by the coding sequence ATGAGCGAGACAGTCGAATCCGAACGCGAGACCCACGGAACCGGCGAATCGATACTGGAAGTCGAAGGCCTACGCAAGACGTTCGGCGGCATCACCGCCGTGGACGGCGCGACGTTCGAGGTCGAGGAGGGGACCGTCACCGGTCTCATCGGCCCGAACGGGGCCGGGAAGACGACGACGTTCAACCTCATCAGCGGGTTCTACGAACCCGACGGCGGCGAGGTCCGGTACCGCGGAACCGACCTGCAGGACATCATGCGGCCGAGCGACACCGAGCAGGGAATCTGGATGGGCGCGTCAGGGATGACCTTCGGCGGCGTCGGTCTCGCGACCGCCGCGGCCGCCGGGGTCTCGACGCTCGGACTCGGCGCCGCGGCGGTCGTCGGCGCGGGACTAGGTGCCGGCGTCTATCAGGCCGAGGAGAAGGTCAAGAACGACTACCTCGACGTGAAGCACCAGCGCCCGTTCCGGGTCTCGCAGGCGGGTCTGTCCCGGACGTTCCAGTTGACCCGCGAGCTACAGGGACTCACCGTGCTAGAGAACCTGATGCTCGCGCCCCAAGACCAGCGCGGCGAGCGCCTGACCAACGCGTGGTTCCGGCGCGGCGCGGTGGCCGAGGAGGAGAACGACGTGCGCGAGCGCGCGGTCGAGATGCTGGAGTTCCTCGAAATCGACCACCTCACCAACGAGTACGCTGGCAACCTCTCCGGCGGCCAGCGCAAACTGCTGGAACTGGGTCGGGTGCTGATGACCGACCCCGACCTCATCCTGCTGGACGAACCGGTCGCCGGGGTCAACCCCGCGCTGACCGAGAAGTTGCTGGAGCGAATCGAGAGTCTGCGCGAGCAGGGCTACACGTTCTGCATCGTCGAACACGACATGGAGGTCATCATGAACCTCTCGGACACCATCATCGTCATGGACCAAGGAAAGAAGCTGATGCAAGGCACGCCCGAGGAGGTACAGAACGACCAACGAGTTGTGGACGCCTACTTGGGGGGATAA
- a CDS encoding branched-chain amino acid ABC transporter permease, with translation MALSSSLVSLGIIVGIYAILALGLNIKFGYTGLLDIGHVAFYLVGAYVTALLVLPPASEQQFTTYILGWNWPWLPAIAVGTLVAGLLGMLVALPAIRLREDYLAIAVLGISVILKRVVQSEGWLANGPGSLRGFSQPFRDHFPLPADTLQAAALLGFVVLVLWTVATYLLAQVGTERDSELAAEGVEAKADGGERADGSPASSGPRSDGGVAAGRTISGTPGVGGWVVDGLLALTTLGVGYVAARRSRTETGASEQRLLLGGGALFGLAAGGVAWQAFEWWTLLGVNLDWLFGVVVFAAVTAGFYGANRRYAPAAGAVTAAVAFGAALVAGDSPTVAFVFLAAISLFTWVFGAVAVVRRYSDLSGRDFGVALALAVVFVACFVPLIVLGGGSGDAMSSFGLFVTMGMLVAFLYGVYYLGSNWSRFGSGVEFVRIVGVGAIWLFVIRYFVMANIVPFQRAGAGAVVDNTVQNLLWLLKFQAGTAAFDYSRFLLVLTLASLGMLYYLAEITVESPFGRVLKSIREDEDVATSLGKNTFAYKVQSMMLGSALAGFAGGLTAIYFQSLVHTMFAPRVTFIAFLALIIGGTANNKGMILGATIYWAFQKATADIAAFFPTAARSSVQALRLAFIGALLIVILYYRPEGLWGEQRTVAEVTEE, from the coding sequence ATGGCACTGTCATCCAGCCTCGTCTCGCTCGGCATCATCGTGGGCATCTACGCGATACTCGCCCTCGGACTGAACATCAAGTTCGGCTACACCGGCCTGCTCGACATCGGACACGTGGCGTTCTATCTGGTCGGTGCGTACGTCACCGCGTTGCTGGTCTTACCGCCCGCCAGCGAACAGCAGTTCACCACGTACATTCTGGGGTGGAACTGGCCGTGGCTCCCGGCCATCGCGGTCGGGACGCTGGTCGCCGGACTGCTCGGGATGCTGGTCGCGCTCCCGGCGATACGTCTCCGGGAGGACTACCTCGCCATCGCGGTGCTGGGCATCTCGGTCATCCTGAAGCGCGTCGTCCAGTCGGAGGGCTGGCTGGCGAACGGTCCCGGGTCGCTCCGGGGGTTCAGCCAGCCGTTCCGCGACCACTTCCCGCTCCCGGCCGACACGCTTCAGGCGGCCGCGCTCCTCGGATTCGTCGTCCTCGTCCTCTGGACGGTGGCGACCTACCTGCTCGCGCAGGTCGGCACCGAGCGCGACTCGGAACTCGCGGCCGAGGGCGTCGAAGCCAAGGCCGACGGCGGCGAGCGTGCCGACGGGTCGCCCGCCTCGTCGGGACCGCGTTCCGACGGCGGCGTCGCCGCGGGCCGGACGATATCGGGCACGCCGGGCGTCGGCGGGTGGGTCGTGGACGGCCTGCTCGCGCTGACGACGCTCGGGGTCGGCTACGTCGCCGCCCGCCGCTCGCGCACGGAGACCGGCGCGTCCGAACAGCGACTCCTGCTCGGCGGCGGCGCGCTCTTCGGTCTGGCGGCCGGAGGCGTCGCGTGGCAGGCCTTCGAGTGGTGGACGCTCCTCGGCGTGAACCTCGACTGGCTGTTCGGCGTCGTGGTCTTCGCGGCCGTCACAGCGGGGTTCTACGGTGCGAACCGCCGCTACGCGCCGGCGGCCGGTGCCGTCACCGCGGCGGTCGCCTTCGGGGCCGCGCTGGTCGCGGGCGACTCGCCGACGGTCGCGTTCGTCTTCCTCGCGGCGATTTCGCTGTTTACGTGGGTCTTCGGCGCGGTCGCGGTCGTCCGCCGGTACAGCGACCTCTCCGGGCGCGACTTCGGCGTCGCGCTCGCCCTCGCGGTCGTGTTCGTCGCGTGTTTCGTACCGCTCATCGTGTTGGGCGGCGGGTCGGGCGACGCGATGAGCAGCTTCGGCCTGTTCGTGACGATGGGGATGCTCGTCGCGTTCCTCTACGGCGTCTACTACCTCGGGTCGAACTGGAGTCGGTTCGGGTCGGGCGTCGAGTTCGTCCGCATCGTCGGGGTCGGCGCCATCTGGCTGTTCGTCATCCGGTACTTCGTGATGGCCAACATCGTTCCGTTCCAGCGCGCGGGCGCGGGCGCCGTCGTGGACAACACCGTCCAGAACCTGCTGTGGCTGTTGAAGTTTCAGGCCGGAACCGCGGCGTTCGACTACTCGCGGTTCCTGCTGGTGCTGACGCTGGCGTCGCTCGGGATGCTGTACTACCTCGCGGAGATAACGGTCGAGTCGCCGTTCGGCCGGGTGTTGAAGTCCATCCGCGAGGACGAGGACGTGGCGACGTCGCTCGGGAAGAACACCTTCGCCTACAAGGTCCAGAGCATGATGCTCGGGTCGGCGCTCGCCGGGTTCGCCGGCGGCCTGACCGCCATCTACTTCCAGAGTCTGGTCCACACGATGTTCGCGCCGCGGGTGACGTTCATCGCGTTCCTCGCGCTCATCATCGGCGGGACCGCCAACAACAAGGGGATGATTCTGGGTGCAACCATCTACTGGGCGTTCCAGAAGGCCACCGCCGACATCGCGGCGTTCTTCCCGACGGCGGCGCGCTCGTCGGTGCAGGCGCTCCGGTTGGCGTTCATCGGGGCGCTACTCATCGTCATCCTCTACTACCGCCCCGAAGGGCTGTGGGGCGAGCAACGAACCGTCGCTGAGGTGACCGAAGAATGA
- a CDS encoding ABC transporter ATP-binding protein yields MALLEARDIVSGYGDAQILHGVSMDVSDDEIVCIIGPNGAGKSTFMKAVFGLIECWDGSVTFDGAPITDLRPDEITREGMCYVPQVDNVFPNLTVRENLEMGAYILDSMPEGALQEVFDRFPILEERQNQKAGTMSGGQQQMLAMGRGLMVDPDLMLVDEPSAGLAPDLVDEVFEKIIEINESGTAILMVEQNARKALRNSDRGYVLEMGENRFEDTGDALLDNDEVTELYLGGGGGGGGDTGEAATDD; encoded by the coding sequence ATGGCACTCCTCGAAGCCCGCGACATCGTCTCGGGCTACGGCGACGCCCAGATTCTCCACGGCGTCTCGATGGACGTGAGCGACGACGAAATCGTCTGCATCATCGGCCCGAACGGCGCCGGGAAGTCCACGTTCATGAAGGCGGTGTTCGGTCTCATCGAGTGCTGGGACGGGTCGGTCACGTTCGACGGTGCGCCTATCACCGACCTCCGACCGGACGAAATCACCCGCGAGGGGATGTGCTACGTCCCGCAGGTGGACAACGTCTTCCCGAACCTCACCGTGCGCGAGAACTTGGAGATGGGCGCGTACATCCTCGACTCGATGCCCGAAGGCGCCCTGCAGGAGGTGTTCGACCGCTTCCCGATTCTGGAGGAGCGCCAGAACCAGAAGGCCGGCACCATGTCCGGCGGCCAACAGCAGATGCTCGCGATGGGTCGCGGCCTGATGGTGGACCCGGACCTGATGCTGGTCGACGAACCCTCGGCGGGCCTCGCGCCTGACCTCGTAGACGAGGTGTTCGAGAAGATAATCGAGATAAACGAGTCGGGGACGGCCATCCTGATGGTCGAGCAGAACGCCCGGAAGGCGCTCCGGAACTCCGACCGGGGGTACGTGCTGGAGATGGGCGAGAACCGGTTCGAGGACACCGGTGACGCCCTGCTCGACAACGACGAGGTCACGGAACTCTACCTCGGCGGCGGCGGCGGTGGCGGCGGCGATACCGGCGAGGCCGCGACCGACGACTAG